In the Gasterosteus aculeatus chromosome X, fGasAcu3.hap1.1, whole genome shotgun sequence genome, one interval contains:
- the pnp6 gene encoding purine nucleoside phosphorylase 6: protein MEAAPSTSPCRYSYEEYKETADWLLAHTKQRPKIAIICGSGLGGLADLLGDKAVFPYEDIPRFPTSTVPGHAGQLVFGSLQGRDCVCMQGRFHFYEGYDIHTVTYPVRVFYLLGVETVIVTNAAGGLNGSYNVGDIMILKDHINMPGFAGQNPLCGHNDIRFGERFPCMSDAYDRDLRAVARQTAEEQGCGGFLQEGVYCMLAGPSYETIAECKLLQMLGADCVGMSTVPEVVVARHCGLRVLGLSLVTNKVVTDYDSAEKANHEEVLRTTQRRTQDLERLVSQLIANI, encoded by the exons ATGGAAGCCGCACCCTCCACCAGTCCGTGCAG ATACAGTTATGAAGAGTACAAGGAGACAGCAGACTGGCTGCTGGCCCACACAAAGCAGCGTCCTAAAATAGCCATCATCTGTGGCTCAGGCCTGGGCGGACTGGCTGACCTCTTGGGTGACAAGGCCGTGTTCCCTTACGAGGATATACCACGTTTTCCCACCAGCACTG TGCCGGGCCATGCCGGGCAGCTGGTGTTCGGGAGCCTGCAGGGCCGTGACTGCGTCTGCATGCAGGGGAGATTCCACTTCTACGAGGGTTACGACATACACACG GTGACGTACCCGGTGCGGGTCTTCTACCTCCTGGGCGTAGAGACTGTGATCGTGACAAACGCTGCGGGAGGACTTAATGGCAGCTACAACGTGGGCGACATCATGATCCTTAAGGATCACATCAACATGCCGGGCTTCGCGGGGCAGAACCCGCTGTGTGGACACAACGACATCAG GTTTGGAGAGCGCTTCCCCTGCATGTCGGACGCATATGACCGTGACCTGAGGGCTGTGGCCAGGCagacagcagaggagcaggGCTGCGgcggcttcctgcaggaaggcgTTTACTGCATGCTGGCTGGGCCGTCATACGAGACCATTGCAGAGTGCAAACTCCTGCAGATGCTGGGCGCTGACTGTGTCG GCATGAGCACAGTTCCAGAGGTGGTGGTGGCTCGTCACTGCGGCTTGCGTGTCTTGGGTCTGTCCCTTGTCACCAACAAGGTCGTGACAGACTACGACAGCGCTGAGAAGGCCAACCACGAGGAGGTGCTGAGGACCACCCAGCGAAGAACCCAGGACCTGGAGAGGCTCGTCAGCCAGCTCATCGCCAACATCTAG